A single region of the Marinobacter salinisoli genome encodes:
- a CDS encoding branched-chain amino acid ABC transporter substrate-binding protein, which produces MKTSVKKLVTAVSASVALMGAGQAAAEIQIGIAGPMTGPVAQYGDMQFSGARMAIEQINANGGVMGEQLVAVEYDDVCDPKQAVTVANSMVNDGVQFVIGHLCSSSTQPASDIYEDEGILMITPASTSPDITERGYELVFRTIGLDSMQGPVAANYLASLNPERVAIVHDKQQYGEGIATAVRDTLADKGVEIAMFEGITAGDKDFSSLVTKMKQADVDFVYYGGYHPELGLILRQAKQAGLDARFMGPEGVGNKDINTIAGEAAEGLLVTLPPSFDQKEENQALVKAFEDKGEDPSGPFVLTSYAAVQLIVDGIKQADSTDPFDVAKALRSTSYETPIGSVQYDEAGDLKSFEFVVYEWHSDGSKTPVN; this is translated from the coding sequence ATGAAAACTTCAGTAAAGAAACTCGTCACCGCGGTTAGCGCCTCTGTCGCCCTGATGGGCGCAGGCCAGGCCGCCGCCGAAATCCAGATCGGCATCGCCGGCCCAATGACCGGCCCGGTTGCCCAGTATGGTGACATGCAGTTCTCTGGCGCCCGCATGGCGATCGAACAGATCAACGCCAACGGCGGCGTGATGGGCGAGCAGCTGGTTGCCGTGGAATACGACGACGTGTGTGACCCCAAGCAGGCCGTAACGGTAGCGAACAGCATGGTGAACGACGGTGTTCAATTCGTCATTGGCCACCTGTGTTCCAGCTCTACCCAGCCCGCCTCGGACATCTACGAGGACGAAGGCATCCTGATGATCACCCCGGCGTCCACCAGCCCTGACATTACCGAGCGTGGCTATGAGCTGGTATTCCGCACCATCGGCCTGGACAGCATGCAGGGCCCGGTTGCCGCCAACTATCTGGCCAGCCTGAACCCAGAGCGCGTTGCTATCGTGCACGACAAGCAGCAGTACGGTGAAGGTATCGCCACGGCCGTTCGCGACACGCTGGCAGACAAGGGCGTTGAAATCGCCATGTTCGAAGGCATCACCGCCGGCGACAAGGACTTCTCTTCCCTGGTCACCAAAATGAAGCAGGCCGATGTAGACTTCGTTTACTACGGCGGTTACCACCCGGAGCTCGGCCTGATTCTGCGCCAGGCAAAGCAGGCCGGTCTGGACGCCCGCTTCATGGGCCCTGAGGGTGTCGGCAACAAGGACATCAACACCATTGCCGGCGAAGCCGCTGAAGGTCTGTTGGTAACCCTGCCGCCCAGCTTCGATCAGAAAGAAGAGAACCAGGCACTGGTGAAAGCATTCGAGGACAAGGGTGAAGACCCGTCCGGCCCGTTCGTCCTGACTTCGTATGCCGCCGTGCAGCTGATCGTTGACGGCATCAAGCAGGCTGACTCTACCGATCCGTTTGACGTTGCCAAAGCTCTGCGCAGCACCAGCTACGAAACTCCGATCGGTTCTGTTCAGTACGACGAAGCCGGTGACCTGAAGTCGTTTGAGTTTGTTGTTTACGAATGGCATTCAGACGGCAGCAAAACTCCGGTAAACTAA
- the trxA gene encoding thioredoxin has protein sequence MSESPYIFDATMENFQQQVMDASSETPILVDVWADWCAPCKQLMPILEKLANEYQGQFLVAKVNADEQQQLTGSLGVRSLPTVILVKEGQAVDGFNGALPEGEIRKILDKHVEAPAEDPYETAHKRWEQGDIDGALAILTEMNQKDPDNLKVLIDIAQLKAELGDVDTAEQVLNSLPPEEKLQTQAKQLAARIKFIRQAGQLPPVAELEHVLANDPKNPEALHQLALQHVLKEENAEAMALLIRLMQADASYKDGVAKTTLIELFDKLGSNNPDVRAYRRKLYTLMH, from the coding sequence ATGAGCGAGTCCCCGTACATTTTTGACGCCACCATGGAGAACTTTCAGCAGCAGGTAATGGATGCCTCGTCAGAAACACCGATTCTGGTGGATGTCTGGGCCGACTGGTGCGCGCCCTGCAAGCAACTGATGCCGATCCTCGAGAAGCTGGCCAACGAGTATCAGGGCCAGTTTCTGGTGGCGAAAGTAAACGCCGACGAGCAGCAGCAACTGACCGGCAGTCTGGGGGTTCGCAGCCTGCCGACGGTGATCCTGGTGAAAGAAGGTCAGGCGGTGGATGGCTTCAACGGCGCGCTGCCGGAGGGTGAGATTCGCAAGATTCTGGACAAGCACGTCGAGGCACCGGCAGAAGACCCCTACGAAACCGCGCACAAGCGCTGGGAGCAGGGGGATATCGACGGGGCGCTGGCCATCCTCACGGAGATGAACCAGAAAGATCCGGACAACCTCAAGGTGCTGATCGATATTGCCCAGCTGAAAGCCGAGCTGGGGGATGTGGATACCGCCGAGCAGGTATTGAACAGCCTGCCCCCGGAAGAGAAATTGCAGACTCAGGCCAAGCAGCTGGCGGCTCGCATCAAGTTTATCCGGCAGGCCGGTCAGTTGCCGCCCGTGGCCGAGCTTGAGCATGTTCTGGCGAACGACCCGAAGAACCCGGAAGCCCTTCATCAGCTTGCGCTCCAGCATGTCCTCAAAGAGGAGAATGCCGAGGCCATGGCGTTATTGATTCGCCTGATGCAGGCGGACGCCAGTTACAAAGACGGCGTGGCCAAAACCACGCTGATCGAGCTGTTCGATAAACTTGGCAGCAATAATCCGGATGTCCGTGCCTATCGAAGAAAGCTCTATACCCTGATGCACTAA
- the livG gene encoding high-affinity branched-chain amino acid ABC transporter ATP-binding protein LivG, producing MLEVQNLSMRFGGLLAVDQVSLDVQEREIVSVIGPNGAGKTTVFNCISGFYKPTGGTISFQGQEVQGKPDYQISRLGMVRTFQHVRLFNQMTVVENLLVAQHRHLNTNLIAGLLKTPGYREREQKALDRAAYWLDRVGLLDLANREAGNLAYGQQRRLEIARCMVTEPNLLMLDEPAAGLNPAETKDLNQLIVSLKEDYCVSVLLIEHDMSLVMDISDRINVINQGRPLASGTPEEIRQNDDVIKAYLGEA from the coding sequence ATGCTAGAAGTACAGAATCTGTCCATGCGCTTTGGCGGCCTGCTGGCTGTGGATCAAGTATCGCTGGACGTTCAGGAACGGGAAATCGTGTCCGTCATCGGCCCTAACGGGGCCGGTAAAACCACGGTATTTAACTGCATCAGTGGCTTCTACAAGCCCACGGGCGGAACCATCAGTTTTCAGGGCCAGGAAGTACAGGGCAAACCGGACTATCAGATTTCCCGTCTGGGTATGGTCCGCACCTTCCAGCACGTGCGCCTGTTCAATCAGATGACGGTGGTGGAGAACTTGCTGGTGGCGCAACACCGGCACCTGAACACCAACCTGATTGCCGGATTGCTGAAAACCCCGGGCTACCGGGAGCGGGAGCAGAAGGCGCTGGACCGCGCCGCCTACTGGCTGGATCGCGTGGGCCTGCTGGACCTGGCCAACCGCGAAGCCGGCAACCTGGCTTATGGCCAGCAGCGCCGACTGGAAATCGCCCGCTGCATGGTGACCGAACCCAACCTGCTGATGCTCGACGAGCCGGCGGCTGGCCTCAACCCGGCCGAAACCAAGGACCTCAACCAGCTGATTGTCAGCCTGAAAGAGGATTACTGCGTGTCCGTGCTGCTGATCGAGCACGACATGAGCCTGGTGATGGATATTTCCGACCGCATCAACGTAATCAACCAGGGCCGGCCCCTGGCCAGCGGCACCCCGGAAGAGATCCGCCAGAACGACGACGTGATCAAAGCTTACCTGGGTGAGGCCTGA
- a CDS encoding KamA family radical SAM protein has translation MNSIVTFPNRIPTTEFEERRFKVYTDRQLDKIEAIQNLPEDTLFEMKVVASVLPFRVNEYVINELINWDKVPNDPLYQLVFPQKGMLKAEHYERMAELHRSGADKKEIQSVAKEIRDELNPHPAGQMEMNMPTLDGEVLDGVQHKYRETVLFFPAQGQTCHSYCTFCFRWAQFVGDKDLKMASTEAEKLHGYLKEHTEVTDLLVTGGDPMVMKTKNLVQYLEPLLEPEFDHIQTIRIGTKALTFWPYRFVTDKDAEELMDLLARLVDGGKHVAIMAHYNHWQEITTDIAEEAIRRIRATGAEIRAQGPLIKHVNDNADDWAKMWKKQVKLGIIPYYMFVERDTGAKNYFELPLAEAYQIYREAMKQVSGLARTARGPSMSAGPGKVEVQGIAEINGEKVFVLRFLQGRNPDWVQRPFFAKYSETATWLHELEPALGEEKFFFEDEYEEMKKGNG, from the coding sequence ATGAACTCCATTGTGACCTTCCCGAACCGGATTCCTACCACCGAGTTCGAAGAAAGGCGCTTCAAGGTCTACACAGACCGCCAGCTCGACAAGATCGAGGCCATTCAGAACCTCCCGGAAGATACCCTGTTTGAAATGAAGGTCGTAGCCAGTGTGCTGCCGTTCCGGGTGAACGAGTATGTGATCAACGAACTGATCAACTGGGACAAAGTACCGAACGACCCGCTCTACCAGCTGGTCTTCCCCCAGAAGGGCATGCTCAAAGCCGAGCATTACGAGCGCATGGCGGAACTGCATCGCAGCGGCGCCGACAAGAAAGAAATTCAATCCGTCGCCAAAGAAATCCGGGACGAGCTGAACCCGCACCCGGCCGGCCAGATGGAAATGAACATGCCGACCCTCGACGGCGAAGTACTGGATGGGGTACAGCACAAGTACCGCGAAACCGTACTGTTCTTCCCGGCCCAGGGCCAGACGTGTCACTCCTACTGCACCTTCTGCTTCCGCTGGGCGCAGTTTGTTGGCGACAAAGACCTGAAGATGGCCAGCACCGAAGCCGAAAAGCTGCACGGCTACCTGAAGGAGCACACCGAAGTCACTGACCTGCTGGTGACCGGCGGCGACCCGATGGTGATGAAAACCAAAAACCTGGTGCAGTACCTGGAACCGCTGCTGGAGCCGGAGTTCGATCACATCCAGACCATCCGCATCGGCACCAAGGCCCTCACCTTCTGGCCGTATCGCTTCGTGACCGACAAGGATGCCGAGGAACTGATGGATCTGCTGGCTCGGCTGGTTGATGGCGGCAAGCACGTGGCCATCATGGCGCACTACAACCACTGGCAGGAAATCACCACGGATATCGCCGAAGAAGCCATTCGCCGCATCCGTGCCACCGGCGCCGAAATCCGCGCTCAGGGCCCGCTGATCAAGCACGTGAACGACAACGCCGACGATTGGGCGAAGATGTGGAAGAAGCAGGTCAAGCTGGGCATCATCCCCTACTACATGTTCGTTGAGCGGGACACCGGCGCCAAGAACTACTTCGAACTGCCACTGGCGGAGGCTTACCAGATCTACCGCGAAGCCATGAAGCAAGTCAGTGGCCTGGCGCGCACCGCCCGCGGCCCCTCCATGAGCGCCGGCCCGGGCAAGGTGGAAGTTCAGGGCATTGCCGAAATCAATGGCGAGAAAGTGTTTGTCCTCCGCTTCCTCCAGGGCCGCAACCCGGACTGGGTACAGCGCCCGTTCTTCGCCAAGTACTCGGAGACCGCCACCTGGCTGCACGAACTGGAGCCGGCACTTGGGGAAGAGAAATTCTTCTTCGAGGACGAGTACGAGGAAATGAAGAAAGGTAACGGCTGA
- a CDS encoding MarR family winged helix-turn-helix transcriptional regulator: protein MNNYEQVLVALRRVIRATDLHSKRLSKHNGLTGPQLLIMRTIRDLGEVTIGTIADKVSLSQATVTTILDRLEHRKLVYRVRSTQDKRKVHAHLTDEGADLLARAPNPLQEEFIKKFQNLDEWEQTMILASLQRVANMMDADEIDASPVLHVGPVLREDGWKSDAKS from the coding sequence GTGAACAATTACGAGCAGGTGCTGGTGGCGCTTCGGCGAGTGATCCGGGCGACGGATTTGCACTCCAAACGCCTTAGTAAGCATAACGGGCTGACCGGCCCGCAGCTGCTGATCATGCGCACCATTCGTGATCTGGGCGAGGTGACCATCGGAACCATCGCCGACAAGGTGAGCCTGAGCCAGGCAACCGTGACCACCATTCTGGACCGGCTCGAACACCGGAAGCTGGTGTATCGGGTCCGCAGTACCCAGGACAAGCGCAAGGTACACGCCCACCTGACCGACGAGGGCGCTGATTTGCTGGCCCGGGCGCCGAATCCGCTGCAGGAGGAATTCATCAAGAAATTCCAGAACCTGGACGAGTGGGAGCAGACCATGATCCTGGCCTCGCTGCAGCGGGTGGCCAATATGATGGACGCCGATGAGATCGACGCATCACCCGTGCTGCACGTGGGCCCGGTGCTGCGTGAAGATGGCTGGAAGAGTGACGCCAAATCCTGA
- the livH gene encoding high-affinity branched-chain amino acid ABC transporter permease LivH: MQDLLYFFQQLINGLTIGSTYALIAIGYTMVYGIIGMINFAHGEIYMIGAYTALIAITGLATLGVAWLPLVLIVALVCAMIVSSSMGWAVERVAYRPVRGRHRLIPLISAIGMSIFLQNYVHLAQGSRNIGFPSLIQGGFTFGSEGTFQMSLSYMQITIFITTLICMTALSLFISRSRIGRACRAVSQDLGMANLLGVDTNRIISATFVIGAALAAVAGLLLGMYYGSIDPLFGFIAGLKAFTAAVLGGIGSIPGAMLGGLILGVAESMTSGYLSGEYKDVVSFGLLILILLFKPTGLLGKPEVEKI, encoded by the coding sequence ATGCAAGACCTCTTGTATTTCTTTCAACAATTGATAAACGGGCTGACGATCGGAAGCACTTACGCCCTCATTGCCATCGGATACACGATGGTTTACGGAATCATCGGAATGATTAACTTTGCCCACGGTGAGATCTACATGATCGGCGCGTATACCGCGCTCATCGCAATCACCGGGCTGGCTACACTGGGCGTTGCCTGGCTGCCGCTGGTTCTGATTGTCGCGCTGGTGTGCGCCATGATTGTATCCAGTTCCATGGGCTGGGCCGTTGAACGGGTCGCTTACCGCCCTGTACGTGGCAGACACCGATTGATCCCGTTGATCTCGGCCATCGGCATGTCCATCTTCCTGCAGAACTATGTACACCTGGCACAGGGTTCCCGGAACATTGGGTTCCCGTCACTGATTCAGGGCGGCTTCACCTTCGGCTCCGAAGGCACCTTCCAAATGTCGCTGTCCTACATGCAGATCACTATTTTCATCACCACCCTGATCTGTATGACTGCGCTGTCACTGTTCATCTCGCGCTCCCGGATTGGCCGCGCCTGCCGCGCCGTATCCCAGGACCTGGGCATGGCCAACCTGCTGGGCGTTGATACCAACCGGATTATTTCCGCCACTTTCGTGATCGGGGCAGCCCTGGCCGCGGTTGCCGGCCTGCTTCTGGGTATGTACTACGGCTCCATTGATCCCCTGTTCGGTTTCATCGCCGGCTTGAAAGCCTTTACCGCGGCGGTGCTTGGTGGCATCGGCAGCATTCCCGGCGCCATGCTGGGCGGCCTGATTCTGGGCGTTGCCGAAAGCATGACCTCTGGCTATCTCAGTGGCGAGTACAAAGACGTGGTCTCCTTCGGCCTGCTGATCCTGATTTTGCTGTTCAAACCCACCGGCCTGCTCGGCAAACCGGAGGTTGAGAAAATCTGA
- the lon gene encoding endopeptidase La encodes MTDENRKDKIEQFEEDVTEYIGKDEHSKGLALPQQMMPRRMYVLPVSNRPFFPAQVQPIMVNQNPWQETLKRVGETDHRVLGICFVEQQENEDDVPASDELETTGCAVRIHHAQQENGKVQFIAQGLQRFRIVQWLRRKPPYLVEVDYPTEPEEDADELKAYTLAIISAIKELLRSNPLYGEEVKQYLSRFGPDDSSPLADFGASMTSAPGHELQDVLDTLPLVHRMEKVLLLMRKEQEVARLQSEISEEVNAKVQKHQREFFLKEQLKVIQRELGMAKDDKTADIERFEERMSELNPPAQVKERFAEEVQKLQVLEQGSPEYGVTRNYLDWLTQVPWGMHSDDHFDLPEARRILDRDHDGLEDVKTRIIEFLAEGSFKGEVSGSILLLVGPPGVGKTSIGHSVADALGRKFYRFSVGGMRDEAEIKGHRRTYIGAMPGKFVQALKDSGVSNPVIMLDEIDKVGASYQGDPASALLETLDPEQNSEFLDHYLDVRMDLSKVLFICTANQLDTIPRPLLDRMDVIRLSGYITEEKLAIAKHYLLPRLLKRAGLLKKQINITDAAIKQVIEGYAREAGVRTLEKLLHKIIRKGIVKLLEDPDTPVRVGVSSLPDYLGQPAFKKEKALKGVGVVTGLAWTAMGGATLSIEASRIHASQRGFKLTGQLGDVMRESAEIAYSYVASNLKQFKGDPTFFDKSFVHLHVPEGATPKDGPSAGITMATALLSIARKEPPQQNIAMTGELTLTGQVLPVGGIREKVIAARRQKISNLILPEANRGDFEELPEYLKEGLSVSFAKHYNDVFQACFANKPRKGASVH; translated from the coding sequence ATGACTGACGAAAACCGCAAAGACAAAATCGAGCAATTCGAAGAGGACGTGACCGAGTACATCGGCAAAGACGAGCACAGCAAGGGCCTGGCATTGCCACAGCAGATGATGCCAAGGCGCATGTACGTGTTGCCGGTGTCCAACCGTCCGTTCTTCCCCGCTCAGGTGCAACCGATCATGGTGAACCAGAACCCCTGGCAGGAAACTCTGAAGCGGGTCGGGGAAACAGACCATCGCGTGCTGGGCATCTGCTTTGTCGAACAGCAGGAAAACGAAGACGATGTGCCCGCCAGCGACGAACTGGAAACCACCGGATGCGCGGTCCGGATCCATCACGCCCAGCAGGAAAACGGCAAGGTACAGTTTATTGCCCAGGGCCTGCAGCGGTTTCGCATCGTTCAGTGGCTGCGCCGGAAACCGCCCTATCTGGTGGAAGTGGACTACCCCACCGAACCCGAAGAAGACGCCGATGAACTGAAGGCCTATACCCTCGCCATCATCAGTGCCATCAAGGAGTTGCTGCGCAGCAACCCGCTGTACGGCGAAGAGGTTAAACAGTATCTGTCGCGATTCGGACCGGACGACAGCTCACCGCTGGCCGATTTCGGCGCTTCCATGACCAGCGCACCGGGTCACGAGCTCCAGGATGTACTGGACACCCTGCCGCTGGTGCACCGGATGGAAAAAGTCCTGCTGCTGATGCGCAAGGAGCAGGAGGTCGCCCGCCTGCAATCCGAGATCAGCGAGGAGGTGAACGCCAAGGTTCAGAAACACCAGCGGGAATTCTTCCTGAAAGAACAGCTCAAGGTTATCCAGCGCGAGCTGGGTATGGCCAAGGACGACAAGACCGCGGACATAGAGCGCTTCGAAGAGCGCATGTCGGAACTGAATCCTCCGGCTCAGGTGAAAGAGCGATTCGCCGAAGAAGTGCAGAAATTACAGGTGCTGGAACAGGGCTCGCCAGAATACGGCGTTACCCGTAATTATCTGGACTGGCTGACCCAGGTGCCCTGGGGCATGCACTCGGACGACCACTTTGACCTGCCCGAAGCCCGCCGCATCCTGGACCGGGACCACGACGGCCTGGAGGATGTGAAAACGCGGATCATCGAGTTTCTTGCCGAGGGCTCGTTCAAGGGTGAAGTCAGCGGCTCCATTCTGCTGCTGGTGGGCCCGCCGGGGGTGGGAAAAACCTCCATCGGCCACTCGGTAGCTGATGCACTGGGGCGAAAGTTCTACCGTTTCAGCGTAGGCGGGATGCGCGATGAAGCCGAAATCAAAGGCCACCGGCGCACCTACATCGGCGCCATGCCGGGCAAGTTTGTGCAGGCACTGAAAGACAGTGGCGTGTCCAACCCGGTCATCATGCTCGATGAAATCGACAAGGTCGGCGCTTCGTACCAGGGCGACCCGGCCTCTGCCCTGCTGGAAACCCTCGACCCGGAACAGAACAGTGAATTCCTCGACCACTATCTGGACGTGCGCATGGACCTGTCCAAGGTGCTGTTCATCTGTACCGCCAACCAGCTGGACACCATTCCCCGGCCGCTGCTGGATCGGATGGATGTTATTCGCCTGTCCGGCTACATCACCGAAGAAAAACTGGCCATTGCCAAGCACTACCTGCTGCCCCGCCTGCTGAAACGGGCGGGCCTGCTGAAGAAGCAGATCAACATCACCGATGCCGCCATCAAACAGGTGATCGAGGGGTATGCCCGGGAGGCCGGTGTGCGAACCCTGGAAAAGCTTCTGCACAAGATCATCCGCAAGGGCATCGTGAAGCTGCTGGAAGACCCGGACACGCCGGTGCGGGTCGGGGTATCCAGCCTGCCGGACTATCTTGGTCAGCCCGCGTTCAAGAAAGAAAAAGCCCTCAAGGGCGTTGGCGTGGTTACCGGCCTCGCCTGGACTGCCATGGGGGGAGCAACGTTGAGCATTGAGGCGTCGCGGATTCACGCCAGCCAGCGCGGCTTCAAGCTGACCGGCCAGCTTGGAGATGTGATGCGGGAGTCGGCGGAAATCGCCTACAGCTACGTCGCCTCAAACCTGAAGCAGTTCAAGGGCGACCCGACGTTCTTCGACAAATCCTTTGTTCACCTGCACGTGCCCGAGGGCGCCACGCCAAAGGATGGCCCCAGCGCCGGCATCACCATGGCCACGGCTCTGCTGTCCATTGCCCGCAAGGAGCCGCCGCAGCAGAACATTGCCATGACTGGCGAACTGACACTGACCGGGCAGGTATTGCCGGTGGGCGGTATCCGGGAAAAAGTGATCGCAGCCCGGCGGCAGAAAATCAGCAATCTGATCCTGCCGGAAGCAAACCGGGGTGATTTCGAGGAATTGCCTGAGTATCTGAAAGAGGGGCTATCGGTGAGCTTTGCCAAGCACTACAACGATGTGTTCCAGGCGTGCTTCGCCAACAAGCCGCGCAAAGGCGCCAGCGTTCACTAA
- a CDS encoding high-affinity branched-chain amino acid ABC transporter permease LivM, which yields MPAHNFKHALFCAVITLIIAYPILGLNLEAQGINVTLTGADTFTVVSVLIAVVAVFLFQLFRDTIMGKLQGAVSGLSSDTHKEPLAENKRAKIESWVLTGVVVLALFWPFFVSRGAVDLATLVLIYVMLALGLNVVVGLAGLLDLGYVAFYAVGAYTFALLSQYTGISFWVSLPLGACLAALFGLVLGFPVLRLRGDYLAIVTLGFGEIIRILLNNWTNLTGGPNGIGGIPDPTLFGMEFGRRVKEEGNTSFHETFGIAYSGEHKVIFLYLIALVLAVFTALVIRRFMRMPVGRAWEALREDEIAARSLGLSRTAVKLSAFTIGAFFAGFAGTVFASKQGFISPESFVFLESAIILAIVVLGGMGSQIGVVLAAIAVTILPELAREFSEYRMLVFGAAMVLMMVWRPQGLMPMRRIHIELNKQG from the coding sequence ATGCCTGCTCACAATTTTAAACACGCGCTGTTTTGCGCGGTGATCACACTGATCATTGCTTACCCGATTCTCGGCCTGAACCTGGAGGCCCAGGGCATTAACGTGACCCTGACCGGCGCCGACACCTTTACCGTCGTCAGCGTTTTGATTGCTGTGGTCGCGGTATTCCTGTTCCAGCTGTTCCGCGACACCATTATGGGCAAGCTCCAGGGCGCAGTGTCTGGCCTGAGTTCTGACACCCACAAGGAGCCCTTGGCGGAAAACAAGCGCGCCAAGATTGAGTCCTGGGTTCTGACCGGGGTGGTGGTTCTGGCCCTGTTCTGGCCATTCTTCGTGTCCCGGGGCGCGGTGGACCTGGCCACACTGGTTCTGATCTACGTCATGCTGGCTCTGGGCCTGAACGTGGTTGTGGGCCTGGCAGGCCTGCTGGACCTCGGCTACGTCGCGTTCTACGCGGTCGGTGCCTACACCTTCGCCCTGCTGTCTCAGTACACCGGAATTTCGTTCTGGGTTTCACTGCCCCTGGGAGCCTGTCTGGCCGCCCTGTTCGGGCTGGTGCTGGGCTTCCCGGTTTTGCGGCTTCGAGGCGACTATCTGGCCATTGTCACGCTGGGCTTTGGTGAGATCATCCGTATCCTGCTGAACAACTGGACCAACCTGACCGGTGGCCCGAACGGTATCGGCGGCATTCCCGACCCGACGCTGTTCGGCATGGAGTTCGGCCGCCGGGTCAAGGAAGAAGGCAACACCTCCTTCCACGAAACCTTTGGCATTGCCTACAGTGGCGAGCACAAGGTGATCTTCCTGTACCTGATTGCGCTGGTGCTGGCCGTGTTTACCGCACTGGTGATCCGTCGCTTTATGCGTATGCCGGTAGGCCGCGCCTGGGAAGCCCTGCGCGAAGATGAAATCGCCGCCCGCTCCCTCGGCCTGAGCCGCACCGCCGTCAAGTTGTCGGCGTTCACCATTGGCGCCTTCTTCGCTGGCTTCGCCGGTACCGTGTTCGCCTCCAAGCAGGGCTTCATCAGCCCGGAATCGTTCGTATTCCTTGAGTCTGCGATCATTCTGGCCATCGTCGTGCTCGGCGGTATGGGTTCCCAGATCGGTGTCGTGCTGGCCGCGATCGCCGTGACCATCCTGCCGGAACTGGCCCGTGAATTCTCCGAATACCGCATGCTGGTGTTCGGCGCAGCCATGGTACTGATGATGGTGTGGCGCCCGCAGGGTCTGATGCCCATGCGCCGCATTCACATTGAGCTCAACAAGCAGGGGTAA
- a CDS encoding TPR end-of-group domain-containing protein produces the protein MISRKTLRFPTAFQLTARPAGLGGLLIQLAATLALTITITGQAFAQGADTAPPGKKDLMEEDIAAALADLEEPMYTPFIELYLLEETKALRKELQNTRAELIEKVVDKELSVADKTMSYATDTVTYFFYLIAGASSILVVIGWNSIRDMRAQLTSLAEKRVNELVVVYEKRLKDIEEQLQQKSDIINQNQAEIERTNEIHSLWLKASQETSQQNKIAAYDQILDLRPDDVEALSYKADAVLEMQEPLWAISLCQRALKLAPDNGHALYQLACAYAEIGRWEDAVATLQKAIDISEAYRDDASVDLSFEQLREHDNFQKLVYPDQEESSDT, from the coding sequence ATGATCAGCCGAAAGACCCTCCGGTTTCCCACTGCTTTTCAACTTACTGCCCGGCCAGCCGGTTTGGGTGGGCTGCTGATTCAGCTCGCGGCCACACTTGCGCTGACGATCACGATCACCGGCCAGGCCTTCGCCCAGGGAGCCGATACTGCGCCACCGGGCAAGAAGGACCTGATGGAAGAGGACATTGCCGCCGCCCTGGCCGATCTTGAAGAGCCCATGTATACGCCCTTCATCGAGCTGTATCTGCTGGAGGAGACCAAGGCCTTGCGCAAGGAACTGCAAAATACCCGGGCCGAGCTGATTGAAAAAGTCGTGGACAAGGAATTATCGGTGGCCGACAAGACCATGTCCTACGCCACCGACACGGTCACCTACTTCTTCTATCTGATTGCCGGCGCGAGTTCGATTTTGGTCGTGATCGGCTGGAACTCTATTCGCGACATGCGGGCCCAGCTCACCAGCCTGGCGGAGAAGCGAGTGAATGAACTGGTGGTGGTTTACGAAAAGCGCCTGAAGGACATTGAGGAGCAACTGCAGCAGAAGTCCGACATCATCAACCAGAACCAGGCGGAGATCGAACGGACCAACGAGATTCACTCCCTGTGGCTGAAAGCCAGCCAGGAAACCTCCCAACAGAACAAGATCGCCGCCTACGACCAGATTCTGGATCTGCGTCCGGACGACGTGGAGGCCCTCAGCTACAAGGCAGATGCCGTACTCGAAATGCAGGAACCGCTGTGGGCGATCAGCCTTTGCCAGCGGGCGTTGAAGCTGGCACCGGACAACGGCCACGCCCTGTATCAGCTGGCCTGCGCCTACGCCGAAATCGGCCGCTGGGAAGATGCCGTGGCCACGTTACAAAAAGCAATAGACATTTCAGAAGCGTACAGAGACGATGCGTCCGTCGACCTGAGTTTCGAGCAGCTGCGTGAGCACGACAACTTCCAAAAACTGGTCTACCCGGACCAGGAAGAAAGCTCGGACACCTGA